One window from the genome of Roseisolibacter agri encodes:
- a CDS encoding DUF4153 domain-containing protein, translated as MPALSSLLPALPQPAVARRAVGAALTLGVLTDALLRAQPLGINLLLLTTALVAALAWLARRREQPLTLGAALLGALALVFAGAAGWRDAEALAALNVLALLTVLAALAAAVLHGDALDVDHAGPLAYVGGAVIMGARVAFGAPLLASRAVEAPPLPAPATLAGIGTLARGGLLAAPALLVFGVLLVSADRAFARMMEHLVAWDGGLVAQHVVVITVSAWMVGGYLYAALLAPRPAPIADAPATTLEHAIAPMSDLRAGLQGVGVGVREVTVAIALVDALFLTFGALQVGWLFGGSRALATAGVTVAEYARRGFFELVVVAALALPMLLLAHGLVGEGTPSPHSRRAHRHFRIAAGALIALVLVLLVSAADRMRLYLTAFGLTEQRFYASAFMAWLGVVFAWAGATLLRGRVAQFALGTLVSGWAWVLLLHAVNPDARIVNVNAVRAARGLDLDAEYLAGLSADAAPALVAHADTMLAATQREPRARCQLQWAFHHAARRAERRGDWRGWSLSRARARHLLPAAWLTAPAPCTPAPVPPPAS; from the coding sequence ATGCCCGCCCTCTCGTCGCTGCTCCCCGCCCTGCCGCAGCCGGCCGTCGCGCGCCGCGCGGTGGGCGCCGCGCTCACCCTCGGCGTGCTCACCGACGCGTTGCTGCGGGCACAGCCCCTCGGGATCAACCTCCTGCTGCTGACGACCGCGCTGGTGGCCGCGCTGGCGTGGCTCGCGCGACGCCGCGAGCAACCGCTCACGCTCGGCGCCGCGCTGCTGGGCGCGCTCGCGCTGGTGTTCGCGGGCGCGGCCGGCTGGCGCGACGCGGAGGCGCTGGCCGCGCTCAACGTGCTCGCGCTGCTGACGGTGCTGGCCGCGCTGGCCGCGGCGGTGCTGCACGGCGACGCGCTCGACGTGGACCACGCGGGCCCGCTGGCGTACGTCGGCGGCGCGGTGATCATGGGCGCGCGCGTGGCCTTCGGCGCGCCGCTGCTGGCGTCGCGCGCGGTGGAGGCGCCGCCGCTCCCCGCGCCGGCGACGCTCGCCGGCATCGGCACGCTCGCGCGCGGCGGGCTGCTCGCCGCGCCCGCGCTGCTGGTGTTCGGCGTGCTGCTCGTCTCCGCCGACCGCGCCTTCGCACGCATGATGGAGCACTTGGTCGCGTGGGACGGCGGGCTGGTGGCGCAGCACGTGGTGGTGATCACCGTGAGCGCGTGGATGGTGGGTGGCTACCTCTACGCCGCGCTGCTCGCGCCGCGCCCCGCACCGATCGCCGACGCGCCGGCGACGACGCTGGAGCACGCGATCGCGCCGATGAGCGACCTCCGCGCGGGGCTGCAGGGCGTGGGCGTCGGCGTGCGCGAGGTGACGGTCGCGATCGCGCTGGTGGACGCGCTCTTCCTGACGTTCGGCGCGCTGCAGGTGGGGTGGCTGTTCGGCGGCTCGCGCGCGCTGGCGACGGCGGGCGTGACGGTGGCCGAATATGCGCGACGGGGCTTCTTCGAGCTGGTGGTCGTCGCCGCGCTCGCGCTGCCGATGCTGCTGCTCGCGCACGGCCTCGTCGGCGAGGGGACGCCGAGCCCGCACTCGCGCCGCGCGCACCGCCATTTCCGCATCGCGGCGGGCGCGCTGATCGCGCTCGTGCTCGTGCTGCTCGTCTCGGCCGCCGACCGCATGCGGCTCTACCTGACGGCGTTCGGGCTCACGGAGCAGCGCTTCTACGCGTCGGCGTTCATGGCGTGGCTCGGCGTGGTGTTCGCGTGGGCGGGCGCGACGCTGCTGCGCGGCCGCGTGGCGCAGTTCGCGCTCGGCACGCTGGTGTCGGGGTGGGCGTGGGTGCTGCTGCTGCACGCCGTGAACCCGGACGCGCGCATCGTCAACGTGAACGCCGTGCGCGCCGCCCGTGGCCTGGATCTCGACGCCGAGTACCTGGCGGGGCTGAGCGCGGACGCGGCGCCGGCGCTGGTGGCGCACGCCGACACGATGCTGGCCGCCACGCAGCGCGAGCCGCGGGCGCGCTGCCAACTGCAGTGGGCCTTCCACCACGCCGCGCGCCGCGCCGAGCGCCGGGGCGACTGGCGCGGCTGGAGCCTGTCGCGCGCCCGCGCGCGCCACCTGCTGCCCGCCGCATGGCTGACGGCGCCGGCGCCCTGCACCCCGGCGCCTGTTCCCCCACCCGCGAGCTGA
- a CDS encoding MATE family efflux transporter: protein MSSPTDLLPDDETLDEALPPAPAESAAPTPGFWASVREALHGSQQDFTRGPIGRAILLLAVPMVLEMAMESVFAVTDIFFVAHLGAAAVASVGLTESLLAAVYALAMGLAIGATAVVARRIGEKDAEGAAHAAAQAVLLGAGIAVVLGAVGSFFAPELLRLMGASDEVLAIGVNYTRVMLGGEASIILLFVANAIFRGAGDAAIAMRTLWMANGINIVLGPLLVFGVGPFPKLGVTGAAIGTTIGRAIGAGYALWRLTRPYADVKGEALRVRVAARHFRPDRAALASLVRLSSSATVQMIIGTASWIGLVRIIAAFGSDALAGYTIAIRVVVFGILPAWGLSNAASTLVGQALGAKDPERAEQAVWMTARYTAAFMGTLGLLFLVAAGPIINIFTQDPAVVPVGVRALRIVAAGFVLYAYGMVFTAAFNGAGDTRTPTWLNFAVFWVFEIPLAWVLARPLGMGPTGAFIAIALAFSALAVASGALFRRGTWKTQQV from the coding sequence ATGTCCAGTCCGACCGACCTCCTGCCCGACGACGAGACGCTCGACGAGGCGCTGCCGCCCGCGCCAGCCGAGTCGGCCGCGCCGACGCCCGGCTTCTGGGCCTCCGTCCGCGAGGCGCTGCACGGCAGCCAGCAGGACTTCACGCGCGGTCCCATCGGCCGCGCGATCCTGCTGCTCGCCGTGCCGATGGTGCTCGAGATGGCGATGGAGAGCGTCTTCGCCGTCACCGACATCTTCTTCGTCGCGCACCTCGGCGCGGCGGCGGTCGCCAGCGTCGGGCTGACGGAGTCGCTGCTCGCGGCCGTCTACGCGCTGGCGATGGGCCTCGCGATCGGCGCCACGGCCGTCGTCGCGCGGCGCATCGGCGAGAAGGACGCCGAGGGCGCGGCGCACGCGGCCGCGCAGGCGGTGCTGCTGGGCGCGGGCATCGCCGTGGTGCTCGGCGCCGTCGGCTCGTTCTTCGCGCCCGAGCTGCTGCGCCTCATGGGCGCCTCCGACGAGGTGCTCGCCATCGGCGTGAACTACACGCGCGTGATGCTCGGCGGCGAGGCGAGCATCATCCTGCTGTTCGTCGCCAACGCCATCTTCCGCGGCGCGGGCGACGCGGCCATCGCCATGCGCACGCTCTGGATGGCGAACGGCATCAACATCGTGCTCGGCCCGCTGCTCGTGTTCGGCGTGGGGCCGTTCCCGAAGCTCGGCGTCACCGGCGCGGCCATCGGCACGACGATCGGCCGCGCGATCGGCGCCGGCTACGCGCTCTGGCGGCTGACGCGCCCGTATGCGGACGTGAAGGGCGAGGCGCTGCGCGTGCGCGTCGCCGCGCGCCACTTCCGGCCGGACCGCGCGGCGCTCGCGAGCCTGGTGCGGCTGTCGTCGTCCGCGACGGTGCAGATGATCATCGGCACGGCCAGCTGGATCGGGCTGGTGCGCATCATCGCGGCGTTCGGCAGCGACGCGCTGGCGGGCTACACGATCGCGATCCGCGTGGTGGTGTTCGGCATCCTGCCCGCGTGGGGCCTCAGCAACGCGGCGTCGACGCTGGTGGGCCAGGCGCTGGGCGCGAAGGACCCCGAGCGCGCCGAGCAGGCCGTGTGGATGACAGCGCGCTACACGGCGGCCTTCATGGGGACGCTGGGGTTGCTCTTCCTGGTCGCGGCGGGGCCCATCATCAACATCTTCACGCAGGACCCCGCGGTCGTGCCGGTGGGCGTGCGCGCGCTGCGCATCGTCGCCGCGGGCTTCGTGCTGTACGCGTACGGCATGGTGTTCACGGCGGCGTTCAACGGCGCCGGCGACACGCGCACGCCGACGTGGCTCAACTTCGCCGTCTTCTGGGTGTTCGAGATCCCGCTCGCGTGGGTGCTGGCGCGCCCGCTCGGCATGGGCCCGACGGGTGCGTTCATCGCCATCGCGCTCGCGTTCTCGGCGCTCGCGGTGGCCAGCGGCGCCCTGTTCCGACGGGGGACGTGGAAGACGCAGCAGGTCTGA
- the uppS gene encoding polyprenyl diphosphate synthase, producing the protein MQSTPHLQLAGGGRVPAHVAIIMDGNGRWATRRGRPRAAGHLAGARAVRRTVDAALRAGVRTLTLYAFSGDNWRRPESEVQQLMRLFRRYLHGEAARCVAHGVQLTIVGRRDRLDPLLRRAIEAAEETTRGGDRLRLRIALDYSARDAIVRAATQAVAADDEYARDAFALFAARLGAAMHDVAPTPDVDLLIRTGGEQRLSDFLLWECAYAELWFTPTMWPDFDADELARGLAEYAARERRFGALPTSPRTAHG; encoded by the coding sequence ATGCAAAGTACTCCACACCTCCAGCTCGCCGGCGGCGGCCGCGTCCCCGCGCACGTCGCGATCATCATGGACGGGAACGGGCGCTGGGCCACGCGCCGCGGCCGGCCGCGCGCCGCCGGCCACCTCGCGGGCGCGCGCGCCGTGCGACGCACGGTCGACGCCGCGCTCCGCGCCGGCGTGCGCACGCTCACGCTCTACGCCTTCTCCGGCGACAACTGGCGCCGCCCCGAGAGCGAGGTGCAGCAGCTGATGCGCCTCTTCCGCCGCTACCTGCACGGCGAGGCCGCGCGCTGCGTCGCGCACGGCGTGCAGCTGACGATCGTCGGCCGCCGCGACCGCCTCGATCCGCTGCTGCGCCGCGCCATCGAAGCAGCGGAGGAGACGACGCGCGGCGGCGACCGCCTGCGCCTGCGCATCGCGCTCGACTACTCGGCCCGCGACGCGATCGTGCGCGCCGCCACGCAGGCCGTCGCGGCCGACGACGAGTACGCGCGCGACGCCTTCGCGCTCTTCGCCGCGCGCCTGGGCGCCGCGATGCACGACGTCGCGCCCACGCCCGACGTCGACCTGCTGATCCGCACGGGCGGCGAGCAGCGGCTGAGCGACTTCCTGCTCTGGGAGTGCGCCTACGCGGAGCTCTGGTTCACGCCGACGATGTGGCCCGACTTCGACGCCGACGAGCTCGCGCGCGGGCTCGCCGAGTATGCCGCCCGCGAGCGCCGCTTCGGCGCGCTCCCCACCTCTCCGCGCACCGCGCACGGCTGA
- a CDS encoding winged helix-turn-helix domain-containing protein, translated as MARSGAARRAAGEERPAAPALAGVRGAAAGTAPELDQLVHERVRLGIVSALAVNESLSFAELKALLQASDGNLSVHARKLEDAGYVACTKGFEGRVPRTDYRLTAEGRRALERYLDHMEALIRATRDR; from the coding sequence GAGCGTCCGGCCGCGCCCGCGCTGGCCGGCGTGCGCGGGGCGGCGGCCGGCACCGCCCCGGAGCTCGACCAGCTGGTGCACGAGCGCGTGCGCCTGGGCATCGTCAGCGCGCTGGCGGTGAACGAGTCGCTGAGCTTCGCCGAGCTGAAGGCGCTGCTGCAGGCGTCCGACGGGAACCTGAGCGTGCACGCGCGCAAGCTGGAGGACGCGGGCTACGTCGCCTGCACGAAGGGGTTCGAGGGGCGCGTCCCCCGCACGGACTACCGGCTGACGGCCGAGGGGCGCCGGGCGCTCGAGCGCTACCTCGACCACATGGAAGCCCTCATCCGCGCCACGCGCGATCGCTGA
- a CDS encoding helix-turn-helix domain-containing protein codes for MPSQPLPSVAGAPAAYAEHAPPAALRPFVACLWTRGDVPAGGAPHHVLPDGCVDVMLTMGPDGAVAEVVGTMTRAFLAPAVGGTRFVAARLRPGAARRLLGVSAHALTDDSVPLDDLWRDAADALLDGEPTLDATRTRLTELLVRRAAQAAPPPAAVREAVRLLDASGGATRVEELAATLGLTRQALARAFAEHVGVSPKTYARVARMWRTIARVDEARRVGWSPVAHALGFADQSHLTDELQALTGRTPGEWSRLAVG; via the coding sequence GTGCCCAGTCAGCCCCTTCCCTCCGTCGCCGGCGCGCCCGCCGCGTACGCCGAGCACGCGCCGCCCGCCGCGCTGCGCCCGTTCGTGGCGTGCCTGTGGACGCGCGGCGACGTGCCGGCCGGCGGCGCGCCGCACCACGTGCTGCCCGACGGCTGCGTGGACGTGATGCTGACGATGGGACCGGACGGCGCGGTCGCGGAGGTCGTGGGCACGATGACGCGCGCCTTCCTCGCGCCGGCGGTCGGCGGTACGCGCTTCGTCGCCGCGCGTCTGCGCCCCGGCGCCGCGCGCCGACTGCTCGGCGTCTCCGCGCACGCGCTGACCGACGACAGCGTGCCGCTCGACGACCTGTGGCGCGACGCGGCCGACGCGCTGCTGGACGGCGAGCCGACGCTCGACGCGACGCGCACACGGCTCACGGAGCTGCTGGTGCGGCGCGCCGCGCAGGCCGCGCCGCCGCCGGCCGCCGTGCGCGAGGCGGTGCGCCTGCTCGACGCCTCGGGCGGGGCGACGCGCGTCGAGGAGCTGGCGGCGACGCTGGGCCTCACGCGCCAGGCGCTGGCGCGCGCGTTCGCGGAGCACGTGGGCGTGTCGCCCAAGACGTACGCGCGCGTGGCGCGCATGTGGCGCACGATCGCGCGCGTGGACGAGGCGCGGCGCGTGGGCTGGTCGCCGGTGGCGCACGCGCTGGGCTTCGCCGACCAGTCGCACCTCACCGACGAGCTGCAGGCGCTGACGGGGCGCACGCCGGGCGAGTGGTCGCGCCTCGCGGTGGGCTGA
- a CDS encoding P1 family peptidase: MTTTRRLAPVLAPVLALLIAAAPALAQPVVPEGRARARDLGVAPGVLAPGRWNAITDVAGVRVGHTTVVEGDSVRTGVTAILPHAGNLYRERVPAAVVVGNGFGKLLGSTQVGELGELETPILLTCTLCVWRAADAMVDTLLTLPGMERVRSINPLVGETNDGTLNAAIRSRPLRPEHVRAALAGAREAPVAMGSVGAGAGTVAFGWKGGIGSSSRVLTRGLGGWTVGVLVQSNFGGVLTVGGARVGEALGRHPFTRALADSARPAPPPGSADGSIVIVVATDAPLSDRNLRRLASRALLGLGRTGSYASNGSGDYVIAFSTAREVRRAFDAPRLSTTELANDGGDLSALFAAAADATEEAIYDSIFAATTVTSRGGTVQAIPLDRVREVLGRKR, from the coding sequence ATGACGACCACCCGCCGCCTCGCGCCCGTTCTCGCGCCCGTTCTCGCGCTCCTGATCGCCGCTGCGCCAGCCCTCGCGCAGCCCGTCGTTCCCGAGGGGCGCGCGCGCGCCCGCGACCTGGGCGTCGCGCCCGGCGTGCTCGCGCCCGGGCGCTGGAACGCCATCACCGACGTCGCCGGCGTGCGCGTCGGCCACACGACCGTCGTCGAGGGCGACAGCGTGCGCACCGGCGTGACGGCCATCCTGCCGCACGCGGGCAACCTCTATCGCGAGCGCGTGCCCGCGGCGGTCGTCGTCGGCAACGGCTTCGGCAAGCTGCTCGGCAGCACGCAGGTGGGCGAGCTGGGCGAGCTGGAGACGCCGATCCTGCTCACGTGCACCCTGTGCGTGTGGCGCGCGGCCGACGCGATGGTGGACACGCTCCTCACGCTGCCGGGGATGGAGCGCGTGCGCTCGATCAACCCGCTGGTGGGCGAGACGAACGACGGCACGCTCAACGCCGCCATCCGCAGCCGCCCGCTGCGCCCCGAGCACGTGCGCGCGGCGCTGGCCGGCGCGCGCGAGGCGCCGGTCGCGATGGGGAGCGTCGGCGCGGGCGCGGGGACGGTCGCCTTCGGGTGGAAGGGTGGCATCGGCTCCAGCTCGCGAGTCCTTACGCGCGGACTCGGTGGCTGGACGGTGGGCGTGCTGGTGCAGAGCAACTTCGGCGGCGTGCTCACCGTCGGCGGCGCGCGCGTGGGCGAGGCGCTCGGCCGGCACCCATTCACGCGCGCGCTGGCCGACAGCGCGCGCCCCGCGCCGCCGCCGGGCAGCGCCGACGGCTCGATCGTGATCGTGGTCGCGACGGACGCGCCGCTGTCCGACCGCAACCTGCGCCGCCTCGCGTCGCGCGCGCTGCTGGGGCTCGGGCGCACCGGCTCGTACGCGTCCAACGGCTCGGGCGACTACGTGATCGCCTTCTCGACCGCGCGCGAGGTGCGCCGCGCGTTCGACGCGCCGCGCCTGTCTACGACCGAGCTCGCGAACGACGGCGGCGACCTCTCGGCGCTCTTCGCCGCGGCGGCCGACGCGACCGAGGAGGCGATCTACGACTCGATCTTCGCCGCCACCACGGTCACGTCGCGCGGCGGCACCGTGCAGGCGATCCCGCTCGACCGCGTGCGCGAGGTGCTCGGGCGGAAGCGCTGA